One Microcaecilia unicolor chromosome 4, aMicUni1.1, whole genome shotgun sequence genomic region harbors:
- the LOC115468189 gene encoding olfactory receptor 52M1-like, which translates to MNNSSCFTLSTFILSGIPGLEDAHIWMSIPFFLMYVMALVGNSAIIIIIKTESCLQEPMYMFLAMLATIDMVLSTTTIPKMLSIFWFSSREIAVKSCLVQMFFIHSLATMESGIFLAMAFDRYVAICDPLRHTTILTNPVVAKMGLMAVLRGVVYILPLPLLIITRLTRYKTNVISHSYCEHMAVVKLSCDDISISNFYGFTIGLFVLILDSILIIVSYFKIVRVVLSLTSLEARLKSFKTCSSHICAILAFYTPITISSLTHRFGHNVAPSVHILLANFYLLVPPVLNPVVYAVRTKQIRERISHLVSIIWVKAGYSADMTGGCIE; encoded by the coding sequence ATGAACAACAGTAGCTGCTTCACTTTGTCAACCTTCATTCTGAGCGGCATTCCTGGCCTGGAAGATGCACACATCTGGATGTCCATCCCTTTCTTTTTGATGTACGTTATGGCCCTTGTGGGGAACTCTGCCATTATAATTATTATCAAAACTGAATCCTGTCTTCAGGAACCTATGTACATGTTCCTCGCTATGCTTGCGACCATTGATATGGTTCTGTCCACTACCACCATCCCTAAAATGCTCAGCATCTTTTGGTTCAGTTCTAGAGAAATTGCTGTCAAAAGCTGCCTGGTCCAGATGTTCTTCATTCATTCTTTGGCTACCATGGAATCTGGAATTTTCTTGGCTATGGCCTTCGATCGTTATGTTGCTATATGTGACCCTCTGCGACATACAACAATCTTGACCAATCCTGTTGTAGCCAAAATGGGATTAATGGCTGTGTTGAGGGGCGTGGTCTATATTCTACCTTTGCCGCTCTTAATTATTACAAGGTTAACGCGCTACAAAACTAATGTCATTTCTCATTCCTACTGTGAGCATATGGCTGTGGTGAAGCTCTCATGTGATGACATCTCCATCAGTAACTTCTATGGCTTCACTATTGGGCTCTTTGTATTAATACTGGACTCAATTCTCATTATCGTGTCTTATTTTAAGATTGTTCGAGTGGTTTTAAGCCTCACATCCTTGGAAGCTCGGCTTAAATCTTTCAAAACGTGCAGCTCCCATATCTGTGCCATCTTGGCCTTTTACACACCGATTACTATTTCATCTTTAACTCACAGGTTTGGTCACAATGTTGCTCCTTCTGTGCACATTCTTCTGGCCAATTTCTACCTCCTGGTGCCCCCTGTCTTGAACCCAGTTGTTTACGCCGTGAGGACAAAGCAGATTCGAGAGAGGATTT